In the genome of Phlebotomus papatasi isolate M1 chromosome 2, Ppap_2.1, whole genome shotgun sequence, one region contains:
- the LOC129802628 gene encoding ralA-binding protein 1: protein MEFESPDVEKEFPGLFASQMRGAPEAEPDDEARGRRRDRKERKDKGYAALSGESSSPEKDTKSPTRSGKKKPFKFKKERRDKSRPRPPLPVFGVDLELAARRSPCLDGVTLPLPMRHALDCLRTHSDGRQSPTPAQRSAVADLRAAYDARRLDAPQGLCPTVAWELLRLFLASLPHPLLPTAMAQQLTAAPTASAVEALPEVQRTALAWLVCHLDVLEAKHCPLATLTAAARIPSRLLSRLHSQSSDFFPWCHPEVHVAPLVAAGTATPPLPDHPAEVAAELGRQERLLALIHSDMSEGLVCEQREEQLWCVQRIVTHLKRRLRLGRLQWNSEASMYLPHATHPEADELIKLQVEHKHLLQLSERLHQRLTELTENTIQMAGEESSIGPAAGQTVTEEDTQVEAIVAENLKLMATASNLAEKIQQITMENLQLQVEVTIEQEALTRDTE from the coding sequence ATGGAGTTTGAGAGTCCAGACGTTGAAAAAGAATTCCCAGGGTTATTTGCATCCCAGATGCGCGGAGCCCCAGAGGCAGAGCCTGACGATGAGGCTCGTGGACGTCGACGAGACCGTAAAGAGCGCAAAGACAAGGGCTATGCAGCACTGTCGGGTGAGAGCAGTAGCCCCGAGAAGGACACCAAGAGCCCAACCAGGAGTGGCAAGAAGAAGCCTTTCAAGTTCAAGAAGGAGCGCCGCGATAAATCCCGCCCAAGGCCCCCATTACCAGTATTTGGAGTGGATTTAGAACTTGCAGCTCGACGTTCTCCATGTCTTGATGGGGTGACATTGCCCCTGCCAATGCGACATGCCCTTGACTGCCTCAGGACACACTCAGACGGTCGTCAATCACCTACTCCAGCTCAACGGTCAGCTGTGGCTGATCTTCGGGCTGCTTATGATGCCAGGCGTCTCGATGCACCACAAGGATTGTGTCCGACCGTTGCTTGGGAGCTACTCAGGCTTTTTCTAGCATCACTGCCACATCCATTGCTGCCCACGGCAATGGCGCAGCAGTTAACAGCTGCTCCCACTGCGAGTGCCGTTGAAGCACTTCCAGAAGTTCAGCGAACTGCATTGGCATGGCTGGTGTGTCACCTAGATGTTTTAGAAGCCAAGCACTGTCCTCTTGCAACACTGACAGCAGCTGCACGGATTCCATCGCGTCTTTTGAGTCGTCTGCACTCCCAGTCTAGTGATTTCTTTCCCTGGTGTCATCCTGAGGTTCATGTGGCACCTCTGGTGGCTGCTGGAACCGCCACTCCGCCCCTTCCTGATCATCCGGCCGAAGTGGCAGCTGAACTGGGACGCCAGGAGCGTCTTCTTGCACTCATTCATTCTGACATGAGTGAGGGTTTGGTGTGTGAGCAGCGGGAAGAGCAATTATGGTGTGTCCAGCGCATTGTCACTCATCTGAAGCGTCGGCTGCGCTTAGGACGCCTTCAGTGGAACTCTGAGGCCTCTATGTATCTGCCACATGCCACACATCCCGAAGCTGATGAGCTCATTAAGTTGCAAGTCGAGCATAAGCATCTGCTGCAACTGAGCGAACGACTTCACCAACGTCTCACGGAATTAACTGAAAATACCATCCAGATGGCTGGAGAGGAATCTTCAATTGGTCCAGCTGCTGGCCAAACTGTAACTGAAGAAGATACTCAAGTGGAAGCAATTGTGGCAGAAAATCTCAAACTAATGGCAACTGCAAGTAATCTTgcagaaaaaattcaacaaatcaCCATGGAAAATCTGCAGCTTCAGGTGGAGGTCACCATTGAGCAGGAAGCTCTCACACGGGATACCGAGTGA
- the LOC129802631 gene encoding thioredoxin domain-containing protein 9, whose amino-acid sequence MDHLEQGILSATRRLEAEIDAQIDRLDATPEEELASLRQRRLREFKERQVKLEEWRKCGHGTYTELADEKEFFAVSKASSSVICHFFRDDTELCRVFDMHLGRLAPKHLEAKFCRLNAQRAPFLMERLRIRTVPTVALVKDGKTRDYVVSLRDLGGRDDFPTVVLERRLAVGGAIEADESEGMDAKPKAKSLKIIRGRSNSSDSD is encoded by the coding sequence ATGGACCATCTGGAGCAAGGAATACTCTCAGCCACGAGACGTCTTGAGGCTGAAATAGATGCCCAGATTGATCGTCTGGATGCCACACCAGAAGAAGAATTGGCATCATTGCGCCAGAGGCGCTTGCGGGAATTCAAGGAGCGTCAGGTGAAGTTGGAGGAATGGCGAAAATGTGGTCATGGAACATACACAGAGCTGGCGGATGAGAAGGAGTTCTTCGCAGTGTCCAAGGCATCTTCATCGGTCATCTGTCACTTCTTCAGAGATGATACAGAGTTGTGCCGGGTATTTGACATGCATCTGGGTCGGCTAGCGCCAAAGCATCTCGAAGCTAAGTTCTGCCGTCTCAATGCTCAGCGAGCACCCTTCCTCATGGAACGTTTACGCATCCGTACAGTACCGACAGTGGCCTTAGTGAAGGACGGCAAAACCAGGGACTATGTAGTGTCTCTCAGGGATCTTGGAGGTCGAGATGACTTTCCAACGGTTGTTCTGGAGCGTCGACTAGCTGTGGGGGGTGCTATTGAGGCAGATGAAAGTGAGGGAATGGATGCAAAGCCCAAGGCGAAGTCACTCAAGATCATCAGGGGTCGCAGCAATTCCTCAGACTCAGACTAG